In Pyrus communis chromosome 1, drPyrComm1.1, whole genome shotgun sequence, the following are encoded in one genomic region:
- the LOC137739913 gene encoding zinc finger protein CONSTANS-LIKE 4-like gives MALKLCDSCKSATGTLFCRADSAFLCVNCDSKIHAANKLASRHARVWLCEVCEQAPAHVTCKADDAALCVTCDRDIHSANPLSRRHERVPVTPFYDSVNSATDSVPAVKSAVNFLDDRYFSDVDGEIEARREEAEAASWLLPNPKAMENPDLNSGQYLFPEMDPYLDLDYGHVDPKLEDAQEQNSCVTDGVVPEQSKNMQPQLVNDHSFEIDFSAASKPFVYGYHHAQCLRQSVSSSSMDVSIVPDANAMTDVSNPYNKSMTSAVESSHPAVQLSSADREARVLRYREKRKNRKFEKTIRYASRKAYAETRPRIKGRFAKRTEVEIEAERTCRYGIVPSF, from the exons ATGGCGTTGAAACTCTGCGACTCGTGCAAATCGGCGACAGGGACTCTGTTCTGCCGCGCTGACTCCGCCTTCCTCTGCGTCAATTGCGATTCCAAGATCCATGCGGCCAACAAGCTCGCCTCCCGCCACGCCCGCGTCTGGCTCTGCGAGGTGTGTGAGCAAGCTCCAGCTCACGTCACATGCAAGGCCGACGACGCTGCCCTCTGCGTCACCTGCGACCGCGACATCCACTCCGCCAACCCTCTTAGCCGACGCCACGAGCGAGTCCCGGTCACGCCCTTCTACGACTCGGTGAACTCGGCCACTGATTCCGTCCCCGCTGTCAAATCCGCTGTTAACTTCCTCGACGACCGTTACTTCTCCGACGTTGACGGAGAGATCGAGGCGAGGAGGGAGGAGGCCGAGGCCGCCTCGTGGCTGCTCCCGAATCCCAAGGCGATGGAGAATCCGGATCTGAACTCGGGGCAGTACTTGTTCCCGGAAATGGATCCGTATCTGGATCTGGACTACGGGCATGTGGATCCGAAGCTTGAAGATGCACAGGAGCAGAACAGCTGCGTCACGGACGGCGTCGTTCCGGAGCAAAGCAAGAACATGCAGCCTCAGCTCGTCAACGACCACAGCTTCGAAATCGACTTCTCCGCCGCCTCCAAGCCCTTCGTCTACGGCTACCACCACGCTCAGTGTCTGAGACAGAGT GTATCATCGTCCTCGATGGACGTCAGCATCGTGCCAGATGCCAACGCGATGACAGACGTTTCAAATCCTTACAACAAGTCAATGACCTCCGCCGTGGAGTCATCACATCCGGCGGTCCAGCTCTCGTCCGCAGATCGCGAGGCGAGGGTGCTGAGGTACAGAGAGAAGCGGAAGAACCGAAAGTTCGAGAAGACGATACGGTACGCTTCGAGAAAAGCGTACGCGGAGACCCGCCCGCGAATCAAAGGCAGGTTCGCGAAGCGCACGGAGGTGGAGATCGAAGCGGAGCGGACGTGCCGCTACGGCATCGTTCCGTCGTTTTAG
- the LOC137740548 gene encoding protein BOLA4, chloroplastic/mitochondrial-like, producing the protein MAAKSIMVRPYVLSASCALTRALPSLFSQPRKTLLVLKSQSIRLLHHRAIGSENRSNMRLEYGGVRRFSPRASSVGNAGSIDSPLIESMKKKIKEELNAESVSVEDMNGDGRHVVIDVVSSSFEGQSAVNRQRMVYKAIWEELQNTVHAVDQMTTKTPDEVSGKK; encoded by the coding sequence ATGGCGGCCAAGTCAATCATGGTGCGTCCATACGTGTTATCAGCCTCCTGCGCCCTTACACGAGCTCTGCCATCCTTATTTTCTCAACCAAGGAAAACACTGTTGGTACTTAAGAGCCAGAGCATCAGATTGTTGCACCATAGAGCAATTGGCAGTGAAAACAGGAGCAATATGAGATTGGAATACGGTGGTGTGAGAAGATTCAGTCCTCGAGCTTCAAGTGTCGGAAATGCTGGATCCATTGACTCCCCACTAATAGAATCCATGAAGAAAAAGATCAAGGAGGAGCTAAATGCGGAATCCGTTAGTGTAGAAGATATGAACGGGGATGGCCGGCATGTGGTCATTGATGTCGTCTCCTCATCATTTGAGGGACAGTCGGCTGTCAATAGGCAGAGGATGGTGTACAAAGCCATATGGGAGGAGCTTCAGAACACAGTTCATGCAGTTGATCAGATGACTACCAAAACCCCGGATGAAGTTTCTGGTAAGAAGTGA
- the LOC137729032 gene encoding protein GLUTAMINE DUMPER 5-like, translated as MRTVIAFSTAITATKSPLESSLPPTPTPTAMGQQQQPRSPWHSPVPYLFGSLAGMLGLIAFALLILACSYRKLPSRLEDREGGEGDLESGSGGDEKGDGSNKSVKVFEEKILVIMAGNENPTFLATPVSVCSKAASFGGADDHADEQGMSKEVNKEESSEKVKEEMGSHDPEEPENIRNQDDGSETQPRRLQEEQVQHENQRA; from the coding sequence atgagaaCCGTAATTGCCTTCTCTACTGCAATTACGGCAACAAAATCTCCACTGGAATCATCGCTGCCGCCAACTCCAACACCAACAGCCATggggcagcagcagcagccgcGCTCACCGTGGCACTCTCCGGTGCCCTACCTATTCGGTAGCCTGGCGGGGATGTTGGGTCTGATTGCTTTTGCTCTGTTGATCCTTGCCTGCTCTTACAGGAAGCTTCCGAGCCGGTTGGAGGATAGAGAGGGAGGCGAGGGAGACTTAGAGAGCGGCAGCGGCGGCGACGAGAAAGGCGATGGGTCGAATAAATCAGTGAAGGTGTTCGAGGAGAAGATTTTGGTTATTATGGCAGGGAATGAGAACCCAACTTTCTTGGCCACGCCGGTTTCCGTGTGCTCGAAAGCTGCTTCTTTCGGCGGCGCTGACGATCATGCCGACGAACAGGGGATGAGCAAAGAAGTAAATAAGGAGGAGAGCTCCGAGAAAGTGAAAGAAGAAATGGGGTCCCATGATCCCGAAGAACCCGAAAATATTCGAAACCAAGACGATGGATCGGAGACTCAGCCGAGGCGATTACAAGAAGAACAAGTACAACATGAAAACCAGCGAGCTTAA